From Candidatus Dormiibacterota bacterium, a single genomic window includes:
- a CDS encoding AMP-binding protein gives MNLDILAVHAAHSPERSALIDDAGRRRSYAELNARVRRAATALSGLGLAAGERCAHLHHNCIEGFELGHALRRLGAVSTPVNTRLRDAEIAYLLNDSGARVVVAGPEFTAAVEAARPQVEDADRRRWLMLGDGAPPPGWQAYEDVLAAAGDAEPPGGGATSAPTMIYTAGTTGHPKGAYRGGGVDVSVASSWVAAFQFSTEDVHLLAGPSYHSAPGFFAGLQQMFGATTVVLRRFEAETALRLIAEHRVTTTFMAPILVKRILDLPEAVRRAHDVSSIRCLIVAAAPFPADLKRRAVDFFGPHVFEFYGATETGLVTLITPADLLRKPDSCGRVLPAVEVRLLDDDGNEVPEGQPGELWARSPGVFSEYHNRPEATARNRRDGFFTVGDIAWRDDEGFIHICDRKVDMVISGGVNIYPAEIEAVLHSHPAVEDCAVVGVPDSEWGESLKAVVKLRPGGEAGEQELIGYVGERLAAYKRPRSVDFVEDFPRDAAGKLLKRLLRDRYWTEAGRQV, from the coding sequence ATGAACCTCGACATCCTCGCGGTGCACGCGGCGCACTCGCCGGAGCGGAGCGCGCTGATCGACGACGCCGGGCGGCGGCGGAGCTACGCGGAGCTGAACGCGCGGGTCCGGCGCGCCGCCACCGCGCTCTCCGGCCTCGGGCTCGCCGCCGGCGAGCGCTGCGCCCACCTCCACCACAACTGCATCGAGGGCTTCGAGCTCGGCCACGCTCTGCGCCGGCTGGGCGCGGTGTCGACGCCGGTGAACACCCGGCTGCGGGATGCCGAGATCGCCTACCTGCTCAACGACAGCGGCGCCCGGGTGGTGGTGGCGGGACCGGAGTTCACCGCCGCCGTCGAGGCGGCGCGGCCCCAGGTCGAGGACGCCGACCGCCGCCGCTGGCTGATGCTCGGCGACGGCGCCCCGCCCCCCGGCTGGCAGGCCTACGAGGACGTGCTCGCCGCCGCCGGCGACGCCGAGCCTCCCGGGGGCGGCGCGACCAGCGCGCCGACGATGATCTACACCGCGGGCACCACCGGACACCCCAAGGGTGCCTACCGCGGCGGCGGCGTGGACGTGAGCGTGGCGTCCAGCTGGGTGGCGGCCTTCCAGTTCTCGACCGAGGACGTGCACCTGCTCGCAGGGCCCAGCTACCACAGCGCCCCGGGCTTCTTCGCCGGGCTGCAGCAGATGTTCGGCGCCACCACCGTGGTGCTGCGCCGCTTCGAGGCCGAGACCGCGCTGCGGCTGATCGCCGAGCACCGGGTCACCACCACGTTCATGGCGCCGATCCTGGTCAAGCGCATCCTCGACCTCCCCGAGGCGGTGCGCCGCGCCCACGACGTCTCCAGCATCCGGTGCCTGATCGTCGCCGCCGCCCCGTTCCCCGCCGACCTGAAGCGGCGGGCGGTCGACTTCTTCGGACCCCACGTCTTCGAGTTCTACGGCGCCACCGAGACCGGGCTGGTCACGCTGATCACCCCCGCCGACCTGCTGCGCAAGCCCGACTCGTGCGGCCGCGTGCTCCCCGCGGTGGAGGTGCGCCTCCTCGACGACGATGGCAACGAGGTCCCCGAGGGCCAGCCCGGTGAGCTCTGGGCGCGCTCACCGGGGGTGTTCTCCGAGTACCACAACCGGCCCGAGGCGACCGCGCGCAACCGGCGCGACGGCTTCTTCACCGTCGGCGACATCGCCTGGCGCGACGACGAGGGCTTCATCCACATCTGCGACCGCAAGGTCGACATGGTGATCAGCGGCGGGGTGAACATCTATCCCGCGGAGATCGAGGCGGTGCTCCACTCCCATCCCGCGGTCGAGGACTGCGCGGTGGTCGGCGTTCCCGACAGCGAGTGGGGCGAGTCGCTGAAGGCGGTGGTGAAGCTGCGGCCGGGGGGCGAGGCCGGCGAGCAGGAGCTGATCGGCTACGTGGGCGAGCGGCTGGCCGCGTACAAGCGTCCCCGCAGCGTCGACTTCGTCGAGGACTTCCCGCGTGACGCCGCCGGCAAGCTGCTGAAGCGGCTGCTGCGCGACCGCTACTGGACCGAGGCGGGGCGACAGGTCTGA